The following are encoded together in the Anoplopoma fimbria isolate UVic2021 breed Golden Eagle Sablefish chromosome 13, Afim_UVic_2022, whole genome shotgun sequence genome:
- the LOC129101871 gene encoding multicilin encodes MEMEMEVQRDRRGFGATRPGQQWRRRRRTAGNTKLVPRSSSPVSVYVELPCVIEQAFSTIAWDDLEDCASAVRLQGDSIGSQVNESDGDEQDFGDYALDFMADSPATLESSLSAEMVPFQGCVLPILTPQRCFSSGGGLVHFSTGEGAPPSQDGAPWQGIAQYQHRALGDSMEVNKQLHETLQRRQDEIDSLQERNRPLRQLASRAKHLASVLEKLMTISDPHVREPAMPCGDQTSLSPCKRQRLDEGYETESSDSVEDMLRDISTRCNAVLHGANAGSRTPQEPETIRMHGSFSGLQTSVSSSSAADRAEPDEIFSSFRTSIQEHCTMRTRVLPHGRAFTSRTQQGGYRFRWVPN; translated from the exons atggagatggagatggaggtgcagagagacaggaggggGTTTGGTGCTACGCGCCCCGGCcaacagtggaggaggaggaggaggactgcgGGGAACACAAAGCTGGTGCCGAGGAGCAGCAGCCCGGTCAGTGTGTACGTCGAGCTCCCGTGCGTCATTGAGCAAG CTTTTTCAACAATCGCCTGGGATGATTTGGAGGACTGCGCGTCCGCGGTGAGACTGCAGGGCGACTCCATCGGCTCTCAG GTGAACGAATCTGATGGAGATGAGCAAGACTTCGGAGATTATGCGCTGGATTTCATGGCAG ATTCTCCTGCCACCCTGGAGAGCAGTCTTTCAGCTGAGATGGTACCATTCCAGGGATGCGTCCTACCCATCCTCACCCCTCAGCGGTGCTTCTCTTCAGGGGGCGGTCTGGTCCACTTTTCAACAGGAGAAGGCGCCCCACCCTCCCAGGATGGAGCCCCCTGGCAGGGCATCGCTCAGTACCAGCACAGGGCGTTGGGAGATTCCATGGAAGTCAACAAACAG CTCCATGAGACTCTACAGCGACGACAGGACGAGATCGACTCCCTCCAGGAGAGGAACCGTCCCCTCAGACAGCTGGCCAGCCGCGCAAAGCACCTGGCCTCAGTGCTAGAA AAACTGATGACAATCAGCGACCCACATGTGAGGGAGCCAGCGATGCCCTGCGGAGACCAAACCTCCCTGAGTCCCTGTAAGCGTCAGCGACTGGACGAAGGATACGAAACAGAGTCCTCAGACTCAGTGGAGGACATGCTGAGGGACATCAGCACGCGCTGCAACGCCGTCCTGCACGGCGCTAATGCTGGTTCCAGAACACCGCAGGAACCAGAGACTATACGCATGCACGGCTCATTCTCAGGCCTGCAGACTTCTGTTTCCAGCAGCTCTGCGGCGGACAGAGCAGAGCCCGATGAGATATTCTCGTCCTTTAGAACTTCCATCCAAGAACACTGCACCATGAGGACTCGGGTACTTCCTCACGGACGGGCCTTCACCTCCAGGACTCAGCAAGGGGGGTACCGCTTCCGCTGGGTTCCCAACTGA
- the gpx8 gene encoding probable glutathione peroxidase 8 produces the protein MEALGGYPTKSSSPKAKTLTVLLSMTVGVGCLFLLQTQLKPRSPADFYQFEVKDAKGRTVSLEKYRGKASLVVNVASHSEQTEENYVFLQELHRELGTSHFNVLAFPCGQFGDTESGTSRDIEAFAKATYGVTFPFFSRIKIMGSEADPAFKFLTDSVQKTPKWNFWKFLVNPEGKVVRFWRTDEPAESVRREATALVREIILQKRVEL, from the exons ATGGAGGCCTTAGGGGGCTACCCTACCAAGTCCTCCAGCCCGAAGGCGAAGACGTTGACGGTGCTGCTGAGCATGACGGTCGGCGTCGGGTGTCTGTTCCTCCTGCAGACGCAGCTGAAGCCCAGGAGCCCAGCCGACTTCTACCAGTTCGAGGTGAAAGACGCGAAGGGGAGGACGGTGTCTCTGGAGAAGTACCGAGGGAAA GCGTCTCTGGTTGTAAACGTGGCGAGCCACAGCGAGCAGACGGAGGAGAACTACGTGTTCCTGCAGGAGCTCCACCGGGAGCTGGGCACCTCTCACTTCAACGTCCTGGCCTTCCCGTGCGGTCAGTTCGGGGACACTGAGTCCGGGACCAGCCGGGACATCGAAGCCTTCGCCAAGGCCACCTACGGAGTCACCTTCCCGTTCTTCAGCAGGATCAAAATAATGGGCTCGGAGGCGGACCCCGCCTTCAAATTCCTCACGG attcgGTGCAGAAAACCCCCAAATGGAACTTCTGGAAGTTCCTGGTGAATCCAGAGGGGAAAGTGGTCCGGTTCTGGAGGACGGACGAGCCCGCCGAGAGCGTTCGACGTGAGGCCACGGCATTGGTGCGAGAGATCATCCTGCAGAAACGGGTGGAGCTATGA
- the LOC129101780 gene encoding cyclin-O: MVSFVNGERGSEAVYKRRRTAGASPPTEAHATDRQPQTGRHRKQTLVSKLSDSGFEEDLGLSPVCSLARVDASPLRSHQPPAGQLSSWYLQYGDVGFQIQRDKEAQFHSCKSLARQPQLTAEARCKLVSWLIPVHKHFHLSFECCCLAVNIMDRFMASTPVAADCFQLLGVTALLLASKQVEVSSPRIGHLLALCCDSFTKEQLCNLECLVLLRLNFHLAAPTLAFFLDFYANCVYAEQLEAECAGGGGGGGGGGFARTNADAKRSGRRGNLARKVCELSLADYAFNRYPPSLTARCALRIAGESLEGEPEDQWGGFVGEPCTQPSWSPEICDVEAKGHILSLLSQGSRDHTLAQECRDNLRLLVSLNQESLEVMSAV, encoded by the exons ATGGTGTCATTTGTGAACGGAGAGCGCGGCTCCGAGGCCGTTTACAAACGGAGACGGACGGCCGGCGCGTCCCCTCCAACAGAAGCGCACGCAACTGACCGGCAACCTCAGACCGGCCGGCACAGAAAGCAGACGCTCGTGTCCAAGTTGAGCGACTCCGGTTTTGAGGAAGACCTGGGACTCTCTCCGGTTTGCTCCCTGGCTCGGGTAGATGCGTCCCCGCTGCGTTCGCACCAGCCTCCCGCGGGACAGCTGTCCAGCTGGTACCTCCAGTACGGCGACGTCGGGTTCCAGAtccagagagacaaagaggcgCAGTTTCATTCCTGCAAAAGCTTGGCACGCCAGCCACAA CTGACTGCGGAGGCCCGGTGTAAGCTCGTCAGCTGGCTCATCCCCGTCCACAAGCACTTCCATCTGTCCTTCGAGTGCTGCTGCCTGGCGGTGAACATCATGGACCGGTTCATGGCGTCCACGCCGGTGGCCGCGGACTGCTTCCAGCTGCTGGGCGTCACTGCGCTCCTTCTGGCCAGCAAACAG GTGGAGGTGAGCTCGCCGCGGATCGGCCACCTCTTGGCGCTGTGCTGCGACTCGTTCACCAAGGAGCAGCTCTGCAACCTGGAGTGTCTCGTCCTCCTCCGCTTGAACTTCCACCTCGCCGCGCCCACGCTGGCCTTTTTCCTGGACTTTTACGCCAACTGCGTCTACGCGGAACAGCTCGAAGCCGAGTGCGcaggcggcggcggcggcggcggcggcggcggtttTGCGCGCACGAACGCGGACGCGAAAAGATCCGGGCGGCGCGGTAACCTCGCGCGCAAGGTGTGCGAGTTGAGTCTGGCGGACTACGCCTTCAACAGATACCCGCCGTCCCTGACCGCTCGCTGCGCGCTGAGGATAGCCGGCGAGTCACTGGAAGGTGAGCCGGAGGACCAGTGGGGCGGTTTTGTGGGCGAACCGTGCACCCAACCATCCTGGAGCCCCGAGATCTGTGACGTGGAAGCGAAGGGCCACATCCTGTCCCTGTTGAGTCAGGGGAGCCGCGACCACACACTGGCCCAGGAGTGCAGGGACAACCTGAGGCTGCTGGTGTCGTTAAACCAGGAGTCACTGGAAGTGATGTCTGCCGTGTGA
- the LOC129101868 gene encoding cell division cycle protein 20 homolog B-like, whose product MTGLPAPPSARGEYLGRGVRPGEQTTGAPGISASSGGRRGKGNGALLNLWKVEMKRTGGRSNDWDNMSRMLRDFVGKRRQCCFKGQNEARHVSYKRFRRRIIRRTGSGGPAASTPLATGRQCGPSFELDTVRQRLDLDSPPRHREPARRVPIGPSHKPSCVHSLSFSPANTPRTFIARERPATENAPEQGWVWRAAVQEHGGAQKPGSDERSHALQPFALLEKTSMSQRGKSVMKLAAPSLLNDYYTNLLDCSCNGVIALALGSSVYLWNSETRSLLGSVDPSPQPGQARHQTPSISCLSWSGDGSALCIGTRRGEIQLWDVEHKLNLRFLPSHLSVVRGLSWKQQLLSSGSSLGRIHHLDPRVPEPLVGTAIQEEGVCSLQWSPGGDWLASGSTEGLLRIWSGDIAGVTRSRQPITTMRQPSAVKAMGWCPWQRKTIATGGGWKDGELRVWDTESGTCVTSAKTNSQICSLSWAEKKKCLVTSHGLPHHQVNCWSWEFPSLSPVYQLTGHSHRVLHLAVNPDGTQIFSAGADQQFHVCDVIAEPGR is encoded by the exons ATGACGGGACTTCCCGCTCCGCCGTCCGCCCGGGGAGAGTATTTAGGACGCGGAGTCCGTCCGGGAGAGCAGACGACAGGTGCACCGGGCATCAGCGCGTCCTCAGGCGGGCGGAGAGGGAAGGGGAACGGGGCTTTACTGAACTTATGGAAAGTGGAGATGAAACGTACAGGTGGACGATCAAACGACTGG GACAATATGAGCAGAATGCTGAGGGATTTCGTAGGAAAGAGAAGACAATGCTGCTTCAAG ggaCAAAACGAGGCCCGTCACGTCTCGTACAAGCGGTTCAGGAGGCGGATCATCCGGAGGACCGGCAGCGGGGGTCCAGCTGCGAGTACGCCGCTGGCCACCGGGCGGCAGTGTGGGCCCAGCTTTGAGCTCGACACGGTCCGTCAGAGACTTGATCTGGATTCTCCACCGAGACACCGTGAACCAGCACGGAG GGTACCAATAGGGCCGAGCCACAAACCCTCATGTGTCCATTCTTTGTCCTTTTCACC AGCAAACACACCACGCACTTTCATTGCTAGGGAACGTCCCGCCACAGAAAATGCCCCAGAACAG GGATGGGTGTGGAGAGCTGCAGTTCAAGAACATGGAGGTGCACAAAAGCCTG GTTCTGATGAGAGAAGTCATGCTCTGCAGCCGTTTGCTCTCTTGGAAAAAACTTCCATGAGTCAGCGGGGAAAGTCAGTGATGAAGTTGGCGGCACCGTCACTGCTGAATGACTACT ACACTAATCTTCTCGACTGCAGTTGTAACGGTGTGATTGCATTAGCACTGGGTTCTTCTGTCTACCTTTGGAATTCAGAAACCCGCTCTCTGTTGGGATCTGTGGACCCGAGTCCACAACCGGGACAGGCGCGCCATCAGACGCCATCCATCTCCTGCCTGAGCTGGAGCGGGGACGGCAGTGCTCTCTGCATCGGGACCCGGCGAGGGGAGATACAG CTGTGGGATGTTGAACACAAGCTGAACCTGAGGTTTCTGCCGTCACACCTGTCTGTGGTCAGAGGGCTTTCCTGGAAACAGCAGTTACTCAGCAG CGGTTCCTCGCTCGGACGCATCCATCACCTCGACCCTCGGGTTCCTGAGCCTTTGGTGGGCACCGCCATCCAGGAGGAGGGGGTCTGCAGCCTCCAGTGGTCACCGGGAGGAGACTGGCTGGCCAGCGGCTCCACAGAGGGCCTTCTCCGTATTTGGAGTGGCGACATTGCGGGGGTCACACGTTCACGTCAGCCAATCACCACGATGAGACAGCCCAGCGCTGTtaag gCAATGGGTTGGTGTCCATGGCAGAGAAAGACCATCGCCACAGGAGGCGGATGGAAAGATGGAGAGCTTAGAGTCTGGGACACGGAATCGGGCACATGCGTGACTTCTGCCAAGACAAATTCTCAG ATCTGTTCTCTGAGCTGGGCCGAGAAGAAGAAATGTCTGGTCACAAGTCACGGCCTTCCTCATCACCAAGTCAACTGCTGGTCCTGGGAGTTCCCCTCCCTCAGCCCCGTCTACCAGCTCACAG gtCATTCTCATCGAGTCCTGCACTTGGCCGTAAACCCTGACGGTACTCAGATTTTCTCCGCTGGAGCAGACCAGCAGTTTCACGTCTGTGACGTCATCGCTGAACCTGGACGATGA
- the LOC129101526 gene encoding granzyme A-like: MSHPRDLTVCISCVVLLIVQSSHGSEIIGGKKVEPHSLPFMALMESPVCGGILIHKSWVLTAAHCANVKKVFLGVHSIREKEKESWQVCNVKHRVPHPCYDATDKVNDLMLLKLVKPVKETKTVKCLPLGNTVKDPVAGTSCMVAGWGKTSNIAKQMSDVLMSVNVTVIDRVKCNSPEYYGFNPVITRGMICAGSDGKNRADTCQGDSGGPLLCDGALVGVTSFGKNCGLIKKPGVYSFLSEKQLIWIKKTMKKSEI; the protein is encoded by the exons atGTCCCACCCGAGGGATTTAACCGTTTGCATCTCTTGTGTGGTCCTCCTCATCGTCCAGTCAA GTCATGGTTCTGAGATTATTGGTGGGAAAAAAGTGGAGCCCCACTCGCTGCCTTTCATGGCTCTGATGGAGAGTCCGGTCTGTGGGGGGATACTGATCCATAAATCATGGGTCCTCACTGCTGCCCACTGTGCTAA CGTTAAGAAGGTGTTTCTGGGGGTGCACTCCatcagagaaaaggaaaaagaatcCTGGCAGGTCTGCAATGTTAAGCACAGGGTTCCTCATCCCTGCTATGATGCAACAGATAAGGTCAATGACCTCATGCTGCTAAAG CTCGTCAAACCGGTGAAGGAAACCAAGACGGTGAAATGTCTCCCGTTGGGCAACACCGTCAAAGACCCGGTGGCCGGCACCAGCTGTATGGTGGCCGGATGGGGGAAAACCAGCAACATTGCCAAGCAAATGTCGGATGTCCTGATGTCCGTCAACGTGACCGTGATCGACCGGGTGAAGTGTAACTCCCCTGAATATTACGGCTTTAATCCGGTCATCACCAGAGGCATGATATGTGCTGGTTCAGACGGTAAAAACAGGGCCGACACCTGTCAG GGGGATTCAGGAGGCCCACTTCTGTGCGATGGAGCGCTAGTTGGTGTCACGTCTTTTGGAAAGAATTGTGGCCTGATTAAAAAGCCCGGAGTTTACTCttttctgtcagaaaaacagCTCATCTGGATCAAAAAGACCATGAAGAAATCTGAAATATAA